GAGTTTCGCCATCTCGGTTCGCGCGATTTCGGCAACCTGTGTGCCCTGCGATACGCCGATGATCCTGACCCGCTCACCGGCCGGTATCTCGGCGATGTCCTGCAGCAGGTAGCCGGCGCCGATCGCCTCGGATCGTTTCAGGGACTGCGTCCAGTACGGGAGGTCGGACAGTCCCGGCAGGTCCGAGATGATCGGGATGCTGATGCTGATCTGCGCGGGATAAGGCATCGTCTGGTACGAGTCGCCTTCGGGAATGACGCTTCCGTAGAAGAAAACCGGGATGCTCAAGCCGAATGCGTCGTATGACGCACCCACGCCGATCGTCGTGCCGGTCAGTTGAACCGCGGCGCTGTAGGTGGCTGTCGGGGTGCTGACCGTGACCCCCGCAGATACCGCGACGACGACGCCGCCGGCCAATAACATTGGCCCCCATCGAGATGAACCGCATTGCCGGCGCGCACTGCGCAACGACTCCCTCTGCTGCCCCCGACCCTTCATTGCCGCGCCTTCTTTCTCCACCTTGGTGGGTTCGGACATCGTGGTGATTCGGCGCGGCCGCAACGTCTGTGGCCTACGGCCGACGTGAACCGAGGAGGTGTGACGTGCGCCACCTCCGCAGTTCACAGGGCCCGAAAGTTACCAGCGGGACGGGTGGTTCGAGGTGGGATCGCCTGACATTGAGCGAACATCGCCAGGATCCGCGGCGAGAGGGGCCGAGAGAGCTTGGAGCAAACAATGATTCGCGGAGGGCGAGACGTGCCCGCTTCCTGAGAATTCTCTTTGGATCTTGAGGGAACTCTATGCCTGTGCTTGCTCGGAGCGCGCTCAATGCTGCGCTGTGCCACAGTAATTTGGTGGGGAAACTCGGAAGTGCCGGTTTAGCCGTCATGGCGGGGGCGGCTTCCGTGATGAGCAATGTGGCGATGCCGTCCGCCAATGCGGCACCGTGTCCCGATGCTGAGGTGATATTCGCCCGCGGCACGATGGAAGCGCCCGGAGTCGGTGACACCGGACAGGCGTTCGTGGATTCGTTGCGGGCCAACGTCGGCCCCAGATCGGTGGAGGTGTATCCGGTCAATTACCCGGCCACCACCGACTTCCCAACCGCTGTGCAAGGAATCGCCGATGCGCGGGCGCGCATCATGACCACGGCCGCGAACTGCCCCGACACCAAGATGGTGCTCGGCGGGTTCTCTCAGGGCGCGGCGGTCATCGGCTTCGTAACTGCGAGCGTTGTGCCCGATGGGATTTCACCGGACAACGTGCCCGCGCCGATGCCGCCGGACATTGCTGATCATGTTGCGGCCGTCGCGTTGTTCGGGAAGCCGTCGTCGCGATTCATGAAGGTGATCAACAATCCCTCGGTCGTGGTAGGGCCGGGCTACACGGCCAAGGCCATCGATCTGTGTGTCGACAACGACCTGGTGTGCGACCCGCAGGGCAGAAGCTTCGGCATCCACACCCAGTACGCCGAAGAAGGTCTGGTGAATCAGGGCGCCGCGTTCGCGGCGAGCAAGCTCCAGGACGACTGGGCGCAGCAGGAAGCCCGGCCGGCTCCGCCGGCGACGCTGGTGGGCACCGGCCCGTCGCAGCCGTCGCGGGTCCAGCCCGCCCAGCCCGTGCAGGCCGCCCAGCCTGCCCAGCACATGGGCCCGGCACCGCAGTCCCTTCCCGGTCCGGCGCCGGCGCAGAGTCCTCCGGCGCCCACCCCGGCGGCACCGGCACCCGTCGCGCCGCTGGCCTGAGGGGCGCCGACGCCCTAGCGCGCCTTACTGCCGAACAGGTGAATGCCGGTGTGGTGACCGATGAAGTCCTTGGCGATGAACAGCACGCCGGTGACAACCACGACCAACACCAGCGCGAAGATCACCCAGCTCAGCGCGATGAGCAGACGGCGACGGGCGGCGTCTGACGGGCCGTCCGCGATGGCGCCGGCGATGTGCAGCCGGACGCCGAGTGCGAACAGGGTCGGCACGGAAGCGCCCACCACCAGGCCGAAGAGCAGGATCTTGCCGACCGCCACGAGATTGATCCAGTTGTTCATGTCAGTGCCCCGTCCCTACTTGTCCTCGACCGCGGTGAGGCTGCCCTGCCACGCGTCGTTGACGTTCTTGTGGTCGATCGGCGGCTTGCGCGACTTGAGCCAGATGGGCACGGTCGAGGCGATCAGCGCCACGAACCCGATCAGCGGTCCGGCGAAACCGCCGATCCCGTGCACCAGGAGATAGGTGAGCGCGCCCACCAGGCCCGCCGCGGGTAGGGTGATCAGCCACGCGGTGGCCATGTTGCGGGCGACGCCCCAGCGCACTTCGGTGCGCCGGCCCAGTCCGCTGCCGAGGATGGACCCGGTGGCGACGTGGGTGGTGGACAGTGAGTAGCCGAAGTGGCTGGACAGCAAGATGGTCGCGGCCGAGGAGACTTCGGCCGCCATGCCTTGGGGTGCCTCGGTGTCGACGAGTCCCTTGCCCAGGGTGCGGATGACCCGCCAGCCGCCCGAGAGTGTGCCGAGGGCGATAGCGACGGCGCAGGCGGCGATCACCCAGAACGGCGGCATGGTGGCCGCCTCGTCGACGGCGCCGTAGGAGATCAGGGCGAGAAAGATGATGCCCATTGTCTTTTGAGCGTCATTGGTGCCGTGCGCCAGTGAGATCAGCGACGCCGAGCCGATCTGTCCGTAACGGAAGGCGGCGATCGTGCGGTCCTTGGGCAAGCCACGGATCAGCCGGTAGACCAGCCAGCTGGCGATGCCTGCCACCAGGCCGGCGATCAGGGGCGACAACACCGCGGGCACGATCACGGTGGAGACCACGCCGTGCCAGATCACGCCTTGGCCGCCGACCGCGGCGATCATCGCGCCGACGATGCCGCCGATGAGTGCGTGCGACGAGCTGGACGGGATGCCCATGAGCCAGGTCAGCAGATTCCACAGGATGCTGCCGACGAGCCCGGCGAAGACCAGTTCCAGCGTCACCAGATCGGCGTCGACGAGGCCTTTGGCGATCGTGGCCGCCACGGCGGTGGACAGAAATGCGCCGACGAGGTTCAGCAGCGCGGACAGCGCTACCGCTGTGCGAGGTTTGAGTGCTCCGCTGGCGATCGATGTCGCCATGGCATTGCCGGTGTCGTGAAAGCCGTTGGTGAAGTCGAACATCAATGCGGTGAAAACGACGATGCACAGCAGGAGGAACTGTAACGACACGGTAAACAATTGTTGAACAGGGACGCTACGGAAACCTAATTAACTGGCTG
This genomic window from Mycolicibacterium neworleansense contains:
- a CDS encoding cutinase family protein; amino-acid sequence: MAGAASVMSNVAMPSANAAPCPDAEVIFARGTMEAPGVGDTGQAFVDSLRANVGPRSVEVYPVNYPATTDFPTAVQGIADARARIMTTAANCPDTKMVLGGFSQGAAVIGFVTASVVPDGISPDNVPAPMPPDIADHVAAVALFGKPSSRFMKVINNPSVVVGPGYTAKAIDLCVDNDLVCDPQGRSFGIHTQYAEEGLVNQGAAFAASKLQDDWAQQEARPAPPATLVGTGPSQPSRVQPAQPVQAAQPAQHMGPAPQSLPGPAPAQSPPAPTPAAPAPVAPLA
- a CDS encoding inorganic phosphate transporter yields the protein MSLQFLLLCIVVFTALMFDFTNGFHDTGNAMATSIASGALKPRTAVALSALLNLVGAFLSTAVAATIAKGLVDADLVTLELVFAGLVGSILWNLLTWLMGIPSSSSHALIGGIVGAMIAAVGGQGVIWHGVVSTVIVPAVLSPLIAGLVAGIASWLVYRLIRGLPKDRTIAAFRYGQIGSASLISLAHGTNDAQKTMGIIFLALISYGAVDEAATMPPFWVIAACAVAIALGTLSGGWRVIRTLGKGLVDTEAPQGMAAEVSSAATILLSSHFGYSLSTTHVATGSILGSGLGRRTEVRWGVARNMATAWLITLPAAGLVGALTYLLVHGIGGFAGPLIGFVALIASTVPIWLKSRKPPIDHKNVNDAWQGSLTAVEDK